Genomic DNA from Garra rufa chromosome 18, GarRuf1.0, whole genome shotgun sequence:
TAGGTGTGCTATCTGATAGCAATCTTttctttgaaagccacatttctagcattttcttgccaattacttataaagccctcaatggtttagctcctacttgagcgagctcctatcgcattatagtcccttacgtctgctgcgttctcaaaactctggcaatttgatagtacctagaatatcaaaatcaactgcaggcggcagatcattttcttatttagtgCCCAAagtctggaacaatctacctaacactgttcaggAGGCAGACACATTCTGTcaatttaaatctagattaaagacccatgtTAATATGTTagggtcagttacccggatgcgcagccatactggtgatactcagatgtaaacaacatcatggattgcacggttaatgtattactgaatatgttgttctgctagcTAGttaatgctgtctaaaccatgggaaaaaacTGTGGAATTAGCTTCTAAACCAtaaagagaaggacttagtaagcaggaaagggtgcaatattatgacaaactaaagttaatatgtgGTAGAGATATGCAcaggcagtattaattaagatattagcctaatatttcacctacctgactggaaaaacgaacaaacacgaatgttgtcaagattcttgtcctggaaatcctggttcaaccacaaacgcctgttgttcctcagacagttttttgcactcttctccttgatttgttataacttttagcagtctATGTTTTTCCAGGTTCAAACGATTAAtaaagcccaaaacatgacaataatttaccattttcagcagcaattatcagcaaaatatgcaagttatgcagtggcattgtttacgttcagtggcATCAAATGGCCAGTTGAGACGCTTCATGAGAACACCCACGTCACTGAATTCAAATATATTTGACCGTTGTCTAAACTGACAATTTCTTACATTTCTCGCGTTATAATACAGCAGTGTGTTATAAACTAACTAAATTCTCCGTGATGAGCCCTAGCATgaaaattctcatttttatgGGTGCTTTTGGGTGGgggttaattttttattttgccgCAATCGAAAATTCGCCCACAGAGTGTGAGTTAGGCTACTATTAACTTTGTTTACAATGAGATCAGTAGGCCTACACTACTTTTAGCGAACTTGGTGACTGTGTCTTTGTACCAATCTCCTAGATGTAATGTGCGGACACAGGCCTGAGAGAGTAGCTGAACATCGAGATAAACGGATGATCGGAGGTGAGAATGTCAAGGTGAGCGTTTGGCCGTGGCAGGTGTCTGTACAGTACCAGCCCAATTCATCTGCTCCGTTCATTCAGGTCTGTGGTGGAGCAATTATCCACCGATATTGGATAATGACAGCAGCCTCCTGTGTAAATGTGCAACAACAAAGGTAATACGTAACNNNNNNNNNNNNNNNNNNNNNNNNNNNNNNNNNNNNNNNNNNNNNNNNNNNNNNNNNNNNNNNNNNNNNNNNNNNNNNNNNNNNNNNNNNNNNNNNNNNNNNNNNNNNNNNNNNNNNNNNNNNNNNNNNNNNNNNNNNNNNNNNNNNNNNNNNNNNNNNNNNNNNNNNNNNNNNNNNNNNNNNNNNNNNNNNNNNNNNNNNNNNNNNNNNNNNNNNNNNNNNNNNNNNNNNNNNNNNNNNNNNNNNNNNNNNNNNNNNNNNNNNNNNNNNNNNNNNNNNNNNNNNNNNNNNNNNNNNNNNNNNNNNNNNNNNNNNNNNNNNNNNNNNNNNNNNNNNNNNNNNNNNNNNNNNNNNNNNNNNNNNNNNNNNNNNNNNNNNNNNNNNNNNNNNNNNNNNNNNNNNNNNNNNNNNNNNNNNNNNNNNNNNNNNNNNNNNNNNNNNNNNNNNNNNNNNNNNNNNNNNNNNNNNNNNNNNNNNNNNNNNNNNNNNNNNNNNNNNNNattatatatatatatatatatatatatatatatatatatatatatatatatatatatatatatatatatatatatatatatatatatatatatatatatatatatatatatatatatataagatgatggaaggattggcgtatcatatatGCACGCAAAATTTGACTTTGGCTTATGTattacacgctattgcaaagtcgtgcTATTTATACGCAAAATGATGAGATTTACAGTTGTTactgtttgttttatattttatatttaacatttatcAGATGATGTTGGCGTGCTGCAAGAGGCCGAAGTGGATTTAATGTCACGGTCATTGTGCAATAAACCAGAGTACTGGAACTATACTGTGGCAGCAGACATGCTTTGTGTTAGTCAATTCGGTGGTGGCGTTGACGGATGTGAGGTATGTTTTAATACTCTTTTAGTGCTTTAACTTGTGAAATGTAAAATAAGTAAAGGCACGTACTTGCTATAGTATGCTAGTACCATATCCGTTATCAGTTGATAGTATAGATTTtccagttattaaaaaaaaaaagattttgtagtgctgtcaaatcaattaatcacgattaatcgcatccaaaatgaaagtttgtgtttacataaaatgtgtgagtactgtgtaaacacacacaaacatagaatacaagtatatatttaagaaatattttttgtgaTCATCCACGttcacaaatcagtctgaatgaacaatataatggtgttaattGAAAGACTAATTTAGTCAACTTTATATCAcaactttgttacatcaaaataaaactgaaaacatgatctgtgggagtttttagtgagtaatcagctttgtgaaatttaaactgatgatctaaaaatgaaaaaaaaaaaaagtttaaagttaactattaaatAGGAAAGCTGAAAGTTCACAAATAAtactgtttaaattgttactgccttgagtaaTTGTTTTGGAATGAAtgtaaaattctttaaaaaagttttaaaaacttgatgagattcacactcagttttaataaatagaatattgattacattgttacatatatacagatatatttttttaaatatacatgtatgtgtttgTATTTATTCTGTATACTCATATAAATTAACAACATGCATGCACACattatataaacacaaacttttatttgggATGTGATTAGTCATGATTAATCAaatttgacagcactattttCACATTTCACACTGCCATTTAAACATTtggtgtcagtaagatttttcttttataagtcttataacattatataaatgtcttaattgatCATTTCACATGAATgctattcttttaaactttctattaatcaaataatactgtaaaaaccagttttgattttaataagaatgtttcttgagtaccCAATCAGCAtgtgatttctgacggatcatgtgacactaaatactgcagctgctgtaaattcagctttgccgtcacaagaatgttaaaatatattcaaatagaaaactggttttaaattgtaatgatatttcacaatgttactgtatttttgatcaactaAACACAGCTCTGGTGAGTATCAGAGATCTTAATTATACCCAAAACGTTAAATATGGTATAGGAAAATGTAATGCCTACTTTTTAAACTGTACATCATATTGTTGTGATGCCAAAATTCATTTTtgagcatttaaattttttatttaaacaaaatagtttatatacattatttataataatatattgtgCATGTATGTTTATGCAGACAAATCTTGGTGGACCGCTGAACTGCTATATTGAAATTGAGGAGCGCTACTTTTTGATTGGAATTCGAGTGAAGGCCACTTCTTGTGGACAGCCTTACCGACCCAATGTTTATTTGAAAGTCTACTCCCACTATTATTGGATTGAGCGTGAATTGAATAACAGCTTACATTAAAGCTGATTTTACTAATACATAATGATATTTTTTGTATATACAGCAGAGTGTGTATGTGTCCTGATTGTATTGACATCAGAAGAACTAAACTAATTAGTAAGAATCAGAGGATATAGTGACCTCTGGTGGACAAATCGGAATTTAGCCTGAAGCTTGGAGGAGGTTGTATTCTGATGATTTTGTTTAATGATTCCTGGTTTGCCGTAatggtaaaatgtaaaatatagtgGATTATTTGGGGCCATGAATATAATTCCTTAATATGTCCCTGGATTTATACCTACACTAAGCTTGCTTTGAATGAAGCATGTGCTCCATAATGGACAttaccttaaaataataaatataaataaaattaaatattagcaCTAATGTATGATTTTGCTAACCCTCATTACTGACTTAGATTTTGTTACGCTATATTATCACAAAATCTTGGATTCTATCTGTTTTTCTTTCGATTAGAACAGTTTATGCATTCTTTTTGGAACTGATTGCTCGTAGGCCTCATTGATCTAAGATTGTGCACTTGAATGAACATTGACAAAATTATCCAtgaataatgcttttttttttcactcaaaaactgaaaTCCTgagccctgttcaaaagtttacatccccttgattcttagtgatagtcgttcataagtccattgtttgtcctgaacagttaaactgccagctgttcttcagaaaaaatccttcaggtcccagtaattctttggtttttcagaattttttgtgtatttaaaccctttccagtaatgactgtatgattttgagatccatgttttcacactgaggacaactgagggactcgtgcaactattacagaaggatcaaacgctCGCCGATGCTCCAGAGAGAAACACCACCCatcaagagccaggggtgaaaactttcgaacAGTATGAatacgtgtacatttttcttattttgcctaaatatctatttttccatttagtattgcccttcagaagctacagaagataattacatgtctcccagaagacaaaataagttaaatttaccctcacctttaaatttgattgaactgtctgtaatagttgcatgagaatccctcagttgccctcagtgtgtaAAGTATctgaattttctaaaaaaaaaaaaacagcgggtAGTTTGACTGTTCATGACAAACCAgggactcaaaaaaaaaatgtggatcattcaggtaacaacagtgttTAGAATcgagcgtatgtaaactttttataaattcaactattattttctcttgtggactacatgtaaacgtcttttatgtgaaatatttcatTCAGGTtagtagtaaataaataaaaaaacatgcattttgtatgattcctcttattttggtaaaataataaacattttgcagattctgcaaggtctatgtaaacttatgacctcaactgtaagttaaatataaatgaaCTAGATGCTTCCTCATTTAGCAGTTTGTTATTTGCACACTTAaacttaaaatacagtaaaattactGTAATAAAGACAGTAAAAGATTCAGTGATGAcaacaataaatttaattaacataaaacttTATAAATTTTGCACCAACACACATATTTTGACAATTaagaaatgaattaaaaatacaaaaaacagttATGAGAATGTGTGCATTGTTAAAAGAAAGGAGCTGCACAGAATTTCACATGTAAACAATCTGCAGGAAGAAAGAAAGTTTTGATATCTAAGGCCATTTTGAAATAAACATGTTAGGTGCTAATAAATGTTACTGTAATTTTATTAAGATAGAAAAGATATTTCCTCTCTTAGCTCACATTCTCTGTTCCATAAGTCAGTTAAAACACCCTTTTTCCTTTCTAGCACactcgctctctctcacacacatccAAAACAATCAAGAAAACCTTGAAGGGTTGTTCACACCAACAGCGACTTGCTCGACGACCCCAGTGTCGGTGCGAACGGGGCGTAAGAGTAACAGAATGACAAAACCATGAAAACAATCTATTTTTTGTGACGTTGTaatgtgtaaaaatatttttgtttcggCGTCATGATCTAAACCATCAAGTATGAAAGATTAGTCAAGTTTTTTGGAGGACCAGATAACGGGGTCCATTTGTTTATACAGTAACACCAGTGAGACACTACAATATATATAGTCTACATACAAACACCTTCCGTCTCTTCACCTTTCTAGTCACctcaaaacaaaatgaagacatGAAACATAGGCATTGAACTGTCTTCATTGCCAAATGTTTCTGTCATCCTCAATATACGTCTAATGCATATAGATGTCAAGTTACGAATGTATTGTGTTAAAATTGCTGTGCTTTCAGTGAGGACAATGTCTCCTCACTCCAGTTTTTACAGTTACAGTTGGCAATGTGAGTAAAAAAACCTGTCACACCATCATAAAATGTGGTGCAtttattaaaaccattaaaatgatTAGCAGTTTTGAATAAAAGAAGATATGTTTGTTTTGCTGGTGATACTGTTGATCCATAAACCTAAGTTAGCACTTCCAAAATGAAACCGGAGGACACTCCTCTAGCCACGAGAGGAGATAAAGTGCGCAGGAAAGCTTCATGTTAGTCCCTCGGGTCTGACTGCAAGAGCACAAGCGCTGCTCTATGGAAGAGGCATATTGGAAGTGGCACCAAGACGTGGAAGTCAATGCAACTGGCGAAAATGTGCTTTCACCTGTTTTAAAGGGCAGAAAGATGTTCTAAAAGAAGAGCACCACCCTCCTGGAGGTCCAGAGAAGGTTGGATGGCTTGAGCCGGGTGACCGCCATTGGTCGAACAGGCCACAATCACATTGAAAAGAACATAAAAATATGTACAAGGCTCAGCGCAGGGGTGGAAAGACGACTAGCTGGCTTCTTCCTCCGTGTTGCGTGCTGAAGGCACAGAGGAACGGCCACGTTGCGAGTGGTTCTTTGGGTGCCATGTTGAGCTTTAAGCACGTTAGTCCACGCTCACATGTTGTACGCCACGTAGATGGGATCCAGCTGGTCGGCTAGGAAGGAGTCGCGCAGGTGCATGCGTTGCTTCTCGCCCCGAGAGTTGATAGGGATGACGCCAGGGTCTACGATGACCACCACACCAACGATGAGGTGATGCTCTTTTAGAACCACATTAGTGACCAGGGGAACCAAATCGAGAGCTTCCTGCTCAGATCCACTGAGCTCCACTACAACCACCAGAAGGTTGGTCCACGTAAAGACGGCACTGTAAAACGCAAGTAACAGCAAAAATTGTTTAGCATGGAAATCAGAGACTGATACATTCAGACAAGAAGTGGAAGTTTTCTTGAGGTTCTCACCTCTCGGCGATGCTGCGGTGCGCCCGAGACACAGAGGTCTCGATGTCAATGGGATGATAACGCAAACCTCTCAACTCCAGTGTTTCATCGAGCGAACCCACCACAAACAGAGCATCGTGCCGATCTGGTGGAAGATAAAGGAGAAGAAAAAGGAGTATGAGAAAGTGTGCTACTGGACCAGCACTACATGTAACATTCTTTGAGCatgtacagtttaagtcaaaagtttacgtacaccttgcagaatctgcaaaatgttaattatttgatcaaaatatgacggatcatataaaatgcatgttttttatttagtactgacctgatttcACATGAAAggaatttacatatagtccacagtaAATAATAGTTTAGATATTTATGAAAatcaccccgttcaaaagtttacatacacttgattcttaatactgtgttgttacctgaatgatccacagctgtgtttttttgtttagtttttttgtgctcttcagaaaagtccttcaggttccacaaattctttggttttttgtgtgtgtgtatttgaaccctttccaacaatgactttatgattttgaaatccatcttttcacactgaggacaactgagggactcatatgcaactattacagaaggttcgaatgctcactgatgctccagaaggaaacacaatgcattaagagctaggggtgtaaacttttgaacagaatgaagatgtgtaaatttttcttattttgtctaaataacttttttttttttttagtactgcccttcagaagctacagaagatacttgcatgtttcccagaagacaaaataagttcaatttaccctgatcttcaaattcaaaaagtttacacccctggcttttaatgcattgtgtttccttctgaagcatcagtgagcatttgaaccatctgttatagtggcatatgagtccctcagttgtcctcagtgtgaaaagatggatctcaaaatcatactgttattgttggaaagggttcaaataaacaaaaatgctaaaaaaacaaagaatttgtgggacctgaaggacttttttaaagaacagcaggcagttgaactgttcagaacaaataagggactcatgaacaactatcactaaacaaaaaacacagctgtggatcatttaggtaaaaacacagtattagtagttgtttttttaatttttctcttatggactatatgtcaaCATCTAttaggtgaaatatcttattctagtcagtactaaaaaaaaaaaaaaaaaacatgcattttgaaggat
This window encodes:
- the LOC141290587 gene encoding plasminogen produces the protein MCGHRPERVAEHRDKRMIGGENVKVSVWPWQVSVQYQPNSSAPFIQVCGGAIIHRYWIMTAASYDVGVLQEAEVDLMSRSLCNKPEYWNYTVAADMLCVSQFGGGVDGCETNLGGPLNCYIEIEERYFLIGIRVKATSCGQPYRPNVYLKVYSHYYWIERELNNSLH